In Aquiflexum balticum DSM 16537, a single genomic region encodes these proteins:
- the hflC gene encoding protease modulator HflC, which translates to MRTKRIILISLVAITVLVLTNSIYILDETQQAIVTQFGRPVGEPRTEPGLNFKIPFLNKVQFFDKRYLEWDGNKNQVPTKDKKFIFVDTYARWEITNPLQFFIRLRDERSAQSRLDDILDGETRNAIASHDLLDIVRSTNRDPEVTEEFMEEIEKLDDISVGRALIEKIVLEKANERTADLGVRILDFKFKRMNYVDEVRDRVYDRMISERNRIADQFRSEGQGEARKIEGDKERDLAEIQSNAFREAEEIKGRADAEATDIYASAYNKNRTAVDLYKFLRTMESFEKSMDENTSIILSSDSEFFKYLKKLN; encoded by the coding sequence AAACGCAACAGGCGATAGTAACCCAATTCGGGAGACCGGTGGGAGAACCAAGGACTGAACCGGGATTGAATTTCAAAATTCCCTTTTTGAACAAGGTACAGTTCTTTGACAAAAGATACCTGGAATGGGATGGGAATAAAAACCAAGTGCCTACCAAAGACAAGAAGTTTATTTTTGTCGATACCTATGCGAGGTGGGAAATCACCAATCCTTTGCAGTTTTTCATCCGCTTGAGAGATGAGCGTTCGGCCCAATCAAGATTGGATGATATTTTGGATGGGGAAACCCGAAATGCCATTGCCAGCCATGATTTATTGGATATTGTCCGTTCTACAAACAGAGACCCTGAAGTCACGGAAGAGTTTATGGAAGAAATTGAAAAATTAGATGATATCTCAGTTGGAAGGGCTTTAATCGAAAAAATAGTTCTGGAAAAAGCCAATGAGAGAACGGCTGATTTGGGGGTCAGAATTTTAGATTTTAAGTTCAAAAGGATGAACTACGTAGATGAGGTAAGGGACCGTGTTTATGACAGGATGATTTCTGAAAGAAACCGGATTGCAGATCAGTTCAGGTCAGAAGGACAGGGTGAAGCCAGGAAAATCGAGGGAGATAAAGAAAGAGACTTGGCTGAAATCCAATCAAATGCATTTAGAGAGGCGGAAGAAATCAAAGGACGTGCAGATGCCGAGGCCACAGATATCTATGCTTCTGCGTACAATAAAAACCGCACAGCTGTAGACCTTTATAAATTTTTGCGGACCATGGAAAGTTTCGAAAAATCAATGGATGAAAACACCAGTATTATCCTTTCGTCAGACAGCGAATTCTTCAAATATCTGAAAAAGCTCAATTAG
- a CDS encoding SRPBCC family protein, translating to MKINIETKVDQNYLAVKEGFDETLFTKLSPPFPPVKLLRFDGSKKGDIVSLELNFLLFKQKWTSEIIEDNTTSKEFYFVDKGVQLPFFLKEWRHRHRLIKVGENTVIRDEITYKGAFGIFTVLLYPALYLQFLYRKPIYKKIFKS from the coding sequence ATGAAAATAAATATTGAAACCAAGGTCGACCAGAATTATCTGGCTGTAAAAGAAGGATTTGACGAAACTTTGTTTACCAAGTTAAGTCCTCCTTTTCCACCTGTAAAACTGCTTCGATTTGACGGTTCAAAAAAAGGGGATATCGTCAGTTTAGAGCTCAATTTCCTGTTGTTCAAGCAAAAATGGACGAGTGAAATCATTGAGGACAATACCACATCCAAGGAGTTTTATTTTGTGGATAAGGGAGTGCAACTACCCTTTTTTCTCAAAGAGTGGCGGCACAGGCACCGCCTGATAAAGGTAGGCGAAAATACAGTCATCCGGGATGAAATCACCTACAAAGGTGCGTTTGGGATTTTTACAGTCTTGTTATATCCAGCTTTGTATCTTCAATTCCTTTACCGAAAACCCATCTACAAAAAAATCTTTAAATCCTGA
- a CDS encoding Fur family transcriptional regulator encodes MAEKAIVEKAKKIFENFLVRQGSRKTPERYSVIDELYALPQDEHIDVEGLFLLMRNKGYTISRATIYNTLDLLVECGLAVKHQFKDKVALYEQALTYKHHDHHVCNQCRKIREFSDERINLIKEAMGNEFQSAITSHSLVLYGDCHIPDCDNLIVL; translated from the coding sequence ATGGCAGAAAAAGCGATTGTAGAAAAAGCAAAAAAAATTTTTGAGAATTTCCTGGTCAGACAGGGAAGTAGAAAAACCCCTGAAAGGTATTCTGTTATTGACGAATTATATGCCTTGCCACAGGATGAACACATAGATGTTGAAGGACTGTTTTTATTGATGAGAAATAAAGGCTATACCATCAGTCGTGCAACAATTTACAATACTCTGGATTTGTTGGTAGAATGCGGGTTGGCAGTGAAACATCAGTTTAAAGATAAAGTCGCACTTTACGAACAGGCACTTACCTACAAGCACCACGATCATCATGTGTGCAATCAGTGCAGAAAAATAAGGGAATTTTCAGATGAAAGAATCAATTTGATCAAGGAAGCCATGGGAAATGAATTTCAATCGGCTATCACAAGTCATTCTTTGGTGCTTTATGGAGATTGCCATATTCCTGATTGTGACAACCTGATTGTTCTCTGA
- a CDS encoding aspartyl protease family protein, giving the protein MELSAQVPGFYMKEEGRKKELPFINSNNLIIIPVSINNGPPVNFLLDTGVKTNILFSKTFGDFLNLNYTRKLDLVGADGQTVLTASVSPTNELDMGEVKGVFQTLLVLDEDFLELERVIGIPVFGVIGYEFFKYNPVKINYDEGIITFYKMDAMKWGPLGFKKIPIKMENSKPYLHAKIKLSSENELIAKLLIDTGANHGLLLNRETSDQIVLPENHLETDLGRSLGGDLYGFVGRVKSFNLNSFKFNNVITSFPNETEFSYVIKDSGRQGSLGSEILGRMNIIYDYQRERIFVRRNLTFYEPFEFDMSGIVPRVIPSDELRIYVSQVRKDSPAFDAGVRDGDEFVSINGIPLDFWELSDLIKIFRSEEGREIKLIMKRYSDEKLEDFELNTFTFKLKRQI; this is encoded by the coding sequence ATGGAGCTATCGGCCCAGGTTCCCGGATTTTATATGAAAGAAGAAGGCAGGAAAAAAGAATTACCTTTTATTAATTCAAATAATCTGATAATTATTCCCGTATCCATAAACAATGGCCCACCAGTAAATTTTTTGCTGGATACAGGGGTAAAAACCAATATCCTGTTCAGCAAAACCTTTGGAGATTTTTTGAATCTGAATTATACCAGAAAACTCGATTTGGTAGGTGCAGATGGACAGACTGTTTTGACCGCTTCAGTTTCCCCAACCAACGAACTTGATATGGGTGAAGTAAAGGGGGTCTTCCAAACTTTATTGGTATTGGATGAAGATTTTTTAGAACTCGAAAGGGTAATAGGAATTCCTGTTTTTGGCGTGATTGGATATGAGTTTTTCAAATATAATCCTGTAAAAATCAATTACGATGAGGGGATAATTACCTTTTACAAAATGGATGCAATGAAGTGGGGGCCTTTGGGATTCAAAAAAATACCCATCAAAATGGAAAACAGCAAGCCCTATTTACATGCAAAAATCAAACTTAGTTCAGAAAATGAATTAATTGCGAAACTACTGATTGACACCGGTGCCAATCATGGTTTGTTGCTGAACAGAGAAACATCCGATCAAATTGTTCTTCCTGAAAATCACCTTGAAACTGATCTTGGAAGATCCCTTGGAGGCGATTTATACGGTTTTGTGGGCAGGGTCAAGTCATTTAATTTAAATTCTTTCAAATTCAATAACGTCATTACTTCCTTTCCAAATGAAACAGAATTCAGTTATGTAATCAAAGACAGTGGTCGGCAGGGAAGTTTAGGATCGGAGATTTTGGGAAGGATGAACATTATCTATGATTATCAGAGGGAAAGAATATTCGTAAGGCGGAACTTGACTTTTTATGAGCCTTTTGAATTTGATATGAGCGGCATCGTTCCCAGGGTAATCCCTTCCGACGAATTACGTATTTATGTTTCCCAGGTCCGCAAAGACTCTCCTGCCTTTGATGCAGGGGTAAGGGATGGAGATGAATTTGTAAGTATCAATGGCATCCCGTTAGATTTTTGGGAATTGTCCGACCTCATTAAAATTTTCAGGTCAGAAGAAGGGCGGGAAATTAAATTGATCATGAAACGATATTCAGATGAAAAACTGGAAGATTTTGAACTCAATACATTCACATTCAAACTAAAGAGGCAAATTTAA
- a CDS encoding PAS domain S-box protein: protein MFKILGNGDKVICPLVWKKQLFQFVQLEGYVISQENYSYLINVLISPLPPNKNIKVSWLLDKSKNGVYVGKGELKNPENISEWEKYFIAKFDFIDKNKFSEFMHLDSAEILTVFPDHLYLTKQVLNKEVYLIQLEYGSSADFKGYQKPSVIGRIANNNRVIYYEYDVDSDLFKVSGGFEDILGYPVHFFDDFSGKDWINLIHPEDRHYFNHGFEHYNKLVYRMLHSSGHYIYVKDENKKFEEQPNQKNLVFGIITDITALKEIEKDLLEHKTVLDELTGVVPGMVYLLKAYADGRRNFIFVSEGSYNLLGLEASTIMENYLTLKGLIHPDDIENVTTADKDAFTKDQKFESNFRIITPSGETKWIYGASNRLNKYQNESIWAGFFVDVTYTKQKEIESFFNLNKYKTLFNENPLPIFQYDREGVIQDVNKRFIEKIDVMDPSLLLGKNLFDIVGNHPIKVAYEDSIKKGYGFYEGPYVSNFNKKLFHVRVNAKSVDENGLFQAILEDISEEQYVSNILSELTERTSRYSGQKFFNELTSFLAGKLSMSYCFIAKVNEKDHSAEILSIYAQGKKQKNYSYNLKNTPCEKCLDSNSPFIIHNRAFEKFPEDKTLFDLGISTYLGIPITDIEKNRLGILVLMDEKPHPYSTGLSGLLTVLSDRVGAELSRLNFENRLIASEQLFRSIAENFPKGIIAVLDKDFNYIYTDGKGYRTLGIDPKNLIGTSHMSMYENENIHEIEGYFKKVLNGEAVVFEVGVDKQYYLKNGVPLVNDKGIIDRILLVSQNITEIKISESEREQLIRDLKSQNEELQRFAYIISHNLRAPIVNISSLLDLYNSSNPSDIENYEIIENLKISTDILHSTLEDLIEVVSIKKNKLPKIEEVSFKMLVRNIEKSLSKQIKESGTILRNNFTAAPNINYIYSHLENFLINLTTNAIKYRHAERDPIIEIKTYRKNNFTVIEFRDNGIGIDLERYKDRLFGLYQRFHSHVEGKGLGLYLVREQIRAHDGNLKIESKVGEGTTIYIYLKNLKSPSSE, encoded by the coding sequence TTGTTTAAGATCCTGGGAAATGGAGATAAAGTGATTTGTCCCTTGGTCTGGAAAAAACAACTCTTCCAGTTTGTACAGCTAGAAGGCTACGTAATTTCTCAGGAAAATTACTCTTATTTGATCAATGTTTTGATTTCTCCCTTACCCCCAAACAAAAACATCAAGGTTTCCTGGCTTTTGGATAAATCAAAAAACGGGGTGTATGTTGGAAAGGGAGAACTTAAAAACCCCGAAAATATTTCGGAATGGGAAAAATATTTCATTGCCAAATTTGATTTTATAGATAAAAATAAGTTTTCAGAATTCATGCATTTGGACAGTGCAGAAATCCTCACTGTCTTTCCTGACCATTTATATTTGACAAAGCAAGTCCTGAATAAAGAAGTCTATTTGATACAGTTGGAATATGGTTCCTCTGCAGATTTCAAAGGCTATCAAAAACCATCGGTAATCGGTAGAATTGCAAATAATAACCGGGTGATTTACTATGAATATGATGTAGATTCGGATCTTTTTAAAGTATCAGGTGGATTCGAAGACATTTTGGGTTATCCGGTTCATTTTTTTGATGATTTTTCGGGAAAGGATTGGATTAACCTGATTCATCCTGAAGACAGGCACTATTTCAATCACGGTTTTGAGCATTATAATAAATTGGTATATAGAATGTTGCACAGCAGTGGACATTATATCTATGTAAAAGATGAAAACAAGAAATTTGAAGAACAGCCAAACCAAAAAAACCTTGTATTTGGAATCATCACAGACATAACTGCCCTTAAAGAAATTGAGAAAGATCTATTGGAACACAAAACCGTCCTTGACGAACTCACAGGAGTAGTACCCGGAATGGTTTATTTGCTTAAAGCATACGCGGATGGTCGTAGAAATTTCATTTTTGTAAGTGAGGGTAGCTATAATCTCCTGGGCCTGGAAGCATCCACAATTATGGAGAATTACCTTACATTAAAGGGTTTAATTCATCCGGATGATATTGAAAATGTTACCACAGCAGACAAAGATGCATTTACGAAAGACCAGAAATTTGAATCCAATTTCCGCATAATTACCCCCTCAGGAGAAACCAAATGGATTTATGGGGCTTCCAATAGGTTGAATAAATATCAAAATGAATCAATTTGGGCAGGCTTTTTTGTAGATGTGACTTACACCAAACAAAAAGAAATAGAGTCCTTTTTTAACCTGAACAAATACAAGACCTTATTTAATGAAAACCCTCTACCAATTTTTCAATACGACAGAGAAGGAGTCATTCAGGATGTAAACAAGAGGTTTATAGAAAAAATTGATGTGATGGACCCTAGCCTTTTGTTAGGTAAAAATCTTTTTGATATAGTCGGTAATCATCCTATTAAAGTCGCCTATGAAGACAGTATAAAAAAAGGTTACGGCTTTTACGAGGGACCATACGTCAGCAACTTCAACAAAAAACTGTTCCATGTCAGGGTTAATGCAAAATCTGTTGATGAAAACGGTCTTTTCCAGGCTATTCTGGAGGATATCAGTGAAGAACAATATGTGTCAAACATTCTTTCTGAGCTTACTGAAAGAACATCAAGATATAGCGGCCAGAAGTTTTTTAATGAACTTACCAGTTTTCTTGCCGGTAAACTTTCTATGTCCTATTGTTTTATTGCAAAAGTGAATGAAAAGGATCATTCTGCTGAAATTTTGTCCATTTATGCGCAAGGAAAAAAGCAGAAAAATTATTCCTATAATTTAAAGAATACTCCTTGTGAAAAATGTTTGGATTCTAATTCACCCTTTATTATCCATAACAGGGCCTTTGAAAAATTTCCTGAAGATAAAACCTTGTTTGATTTGGGTATTTCTACCTATTTAGGGATTCCGATTACTGATATCGAAAAAAACAGATTAGGGATTTTAGTTTTGATGGATGAAAAACCTCATCCTTATAGTACCGGATTATCAGGATTACTGACTGTTCTTTCGGATAGAGTCGGTGCAGAACTCAGCAGATTGAATTTTGAAAACAGATTGATTGCGTCCGAACAACTTTTTAGAAGTATTGCTGAAAATTTCCCCAAAGGGATAATTGCCGTTCTGGATAAAGATTTCAACTATATATATACCGATGGGAAAGGCTATCGCACTCTTGGGATAGATCCCAAAAACCTTATCGGAACGTCCCATATGTCCATGTATGAAAATGAAAACATACATGAAATTGAGGGTTATTTCAAGAAAGTATTGAACGGGGAGGCAGTAGTGTTTGAGGTAGGTGTGGACAAACAATATTACCTCAAAAACGGTGTTCCTTTGGTCAATGATAAAGGTATTATTGACCGGATTTTATTGGTTTCCCAAAATATTACCGAAATCAAAATATCAGAATCGGAAAGGGAACAGTTAATCAGAGATCTAAAATCACAAAATGAGGAACTGCAGCGCTTTGCTTATATCATTTCCCATAACTTAAGAGCACCAATCGTAAACATTTCTTCACTATTGGATCTGTATAACAGCAGCAATCCCTCCGATATAGAAAATTATGAAATAATTGAAAACCTGAAAATATCGACCGATATACTTCACAGTACATTAGAAGATTTGATAGAAGTAGTTTCAATCAAAAAAAACAAACTTCCCAAAATAGAAGAGGTAAGTTTCAAAATGTTGGTCAGAAACATAGAAAAAAGTCTATCCAAACAAATAAAGGAATCCGGAACCATTCTGAGGAATAACTTTACAGCTGCTCCAAATATAAATTATATCTATTCTCATTTAGAAAATTTTCTGATCAATCTGACCACCAATGCCATCAAATACCGGCACGCAGAAAGAGATCCGATCATTGAAATAAAAACTTACAGGAAAAATAATTTTACTGTTATTGAATTTAGGGATAATGGAATCGGTATTGATCTGGAAAGATATAAAGATAGGTTGTTTGGTCTTTACCAAAGGTTTCATTCTCACGTAGAAGGAAAGGGCCTTGGCCTATATCTGGTACGGGAACAAATTCGTGCCCATGATGGCAATCTTAAAATTGAGAGTAAAGTTGGAGAAGGAACAACCATATATATTTATCTGAAAAATCTAAAATCTCCCAGTTCCGAATAA
- a CDS encoding LemA family protein: MKKALIPILIIAVVGIFIYTKAVGVYNMFVQNEETINGQWAEVETQYQRRADLIPNLVNTVKGYADFEQETLTGVIEARSKATSINLNADNLTPENIAQFQQAQDQLSGALSRLLVTVEKYPDLKANQNFLELQAQLEGTENRIAVARRNFNQSVQSYNANLRTFPNNIFAGWYGFERKGYFEAAAGSENAPTVQF, translated from the coding sequence ATGAAAAAAGCATTAATCCCAATTCTCATAATTGCTGTTGTTGGAATATTCATTTACACAAAAGCAGTCGGTGTGTACAATATGTTTGTGCAAAATGAAGAAACCATCAATGGACAATGGGCAGAAGTAGAAACCCAATACCAAAGAAGAGCTGACCTGATACCTAATTTGGTCAATACCGTCAAAGGATACGCGGATTTTGAACAGGAAACCCTAACGGGCGTGATTGAAGCCCGATCTAAGGCAACATCGATCAATTTGAATGCTGATAACTTGACGCCGGAGAATATTGCACAATTCCAACAGGCCCAGGATCAATTGAGTGGCGCCTTAAGCCGCCTGCTTGTAACTGTGGAAAAGTATCCTGATCTTAAGGCCAACCAAAACTTTTTGGAACTCCAAGCCCAATTGGAGGGTACAGAAAACCGTATTGCAGTAGCAAGAAGAAATTTCAACCAATCGGTACAATCTTATAATGCCAATTTAAGAACATTCCCCAACAACATCTTTGCCGGTTGGTACGGCTTTGAAAGGAAGGGATATTTTGAAGCTGCAGCCGGTTCAGAAAATGCACCGACAGTTCAATTTTAA
- a CDS encoding TPM domain-containing protein: MAEKLFSQEDRDIIIAAIQAAEQETSGEIQVHIENHCSGDVMDRAAEVFETLKMHQTKERNAVLFYLAVQDHRFAILGDCGINGVVPADFWENIKERMLAEFKKGRFTEALRIGIEMCGLQLKAHFPFNQKGDINELPDEISFG; the protein is encoded by the coding sequence ATGGCTGAAAAATTATTTTCTCAGGAAGACAGGGATATCATCATTGCTGCTATACAAGCAGCTGAACAAGAAACATCCGGAGAAATTCAGGTGCACATTGAAAACCATTGTTCCGGGGATGTAATGGATCGTGCTGCGGAGGTGTTTGAAACACTCAAAATGCACCAAACAAAGGAAAGGAATGCAGTATTGTTCTATTTGGCGGTCCAAGATCACAGGTTTGCCATTCTGGGGGACTGTGGAATCAATGGAGTGGTTCCAGCTGATTTTTGGGAGAATATCAAAGAAAGGATGCTTGCAGAATTCAAAAAAGGGAGATTCACTGAAGCACTGAGAATTGGTATTGAGATGTGCGGTTTACAGTTAAAAGCCCATTTCCCATTTAATCAAAAAGGTGATATCAATGAACTACCTGATGAAATCTCTTTTGGATAA
- a CDS encoding TPM domain-containing protein: MNYLMKSLLDKNTMVNKSQLLLSLLFIQLLVIPLFGQGDFPPLPNPPKLVNDFSNTLTSEEVLKLERKLVAYNDSTSTQVTIVMIRSLGPYDISDYAFQLGDKWGIGQKDLDNGILILAAMDDRKVFIATGYGMEGAIPDILAKRIVDQLIVPNFRMESYYTGLDKATDMIFKLASGEYKADTVATSGEHGGALIFFLIIIFLFVILPLIRNRKDNNNHMGGKGGGIDLFTTIMLANMLKGGSKGKFGDFSSGKGSFGGFGGGGGFGGFGGGSFGGGGAGGSW, encoded by the coding sequence ATGAACTACCTGATGAAATCTCTTTTGGATAAAAACACAATGGTAAATAAATCACAATTACTTCTTAGCCTCTTATTTATTCAATTACTGGTTATTCCTCTCTTTGGTCAGGGGGATTTTCCGCCTTTGCCCAATCCCCCCAAATTGGTCAATGATTTTTCCAATACCCTTACATCAGAGGAAGTTCTCAAATTAGAACGCAAATTGGTCGCTTATAATGACAGTACTTCTACCCAGGTCACCATTGTCATGATCCGTTCATTGGGTCCTTATGACATCAGTGATTATGCATTTCAATTGGGTGACAAGTGGGGAATCGGCCAAAAAGACCTCGACAATGGCATATTAATCCTTGCTGCTATGGATGATAGAAAAGTATTCATTGCAACGGGATATGGAATGGAAGGAGCGATCCCTGATATTTTGGCCAAAAGAATTGTAGACCAATTAATTGTCCCCAATTTCAGAATGGAATCTTATTACACTGGATTGGACAAAGCTACCGATATGATCTTCAAATTGGCCTCAGGGGAATATAAAGCAGATACAGTAGCTACATCCGGAGAACATGGGGGAGCATTGATTTTCTTTTTGATCATTATCTTTCTATTTGTAATCCTCCCTCTGATAAGAAACAGGAAAGACAACAACAACCATATGGGTGGCAAAGGCGGAGGAATTGATTTATTCACCACCATCATGCTTGCCAATATGCTCAAAGGCGGCAGTAAAGGAAAATTTGGGGACTTTTCCTCTGGTAAAGGTTCTTTTGGCGGATTTGGCGGTGGCGGCGGTTTTGGAGGTTTCGGAGGTGGATCCTTTGGAGGTGGTGGTGCAGGAGGAAGTTGGTAA
- a CDS encoding cellulase family glycosylhydrolase has protein sequence MKKIQINERRDFLKKSGVIAAAVSLGATSSLTAADSKIKNKLPKWRGFNLLDFFNPEADKGRKNPEKYFQWMADWGFDFVRVPISYPSYLDFDRSRPILREEVLNFDENRLQEIDKLVDTAHKYGLHVSLNLHRAPGFCINAGFIEPYNLWKDQEALDAFCAHWEMWAKRYKSISAKKLSFDLVNEPYMRADPNDQHSPGGPVPVEDYHRVAKAAVETIKSVKKKRLVIADGNSGGGVAVPELADLDLHQSCRGYHPHLISHFKAPWSYKDVDSLPTPTWPGEINGVMHNKQTLEKYYEPWVDLLRKGVGVHCGECGAFNKTPHDVFLAWFEDVLDIMHENGIGFGIWEFSGTFGILNSGREDVDYENWYGEKLDRKYLNLLMKYA, from the coding sequence ATGAAGAAGATACAAATCAATGAAAGAAGAGACTTCCTAAAGAAATCCGGAGTAATCGCCGCTGCAGTGAGCCTTGGTGCGACTTCCAGTTTAACTGCAGCTGATAGTAAAATCAAAAATAAACTTCCCAAATGGAGAGGTTTTAATCTACTTGATTTTTTCAATCCGGAAGCAGATAAAGGAAGGAAAAATCCCGAAAAATATTTTCAGTGGATGGCTGATTGGGGATTTGACTTTGTAAGGGTACCCATATCTTATCCTTCTTATTTGGATTTTGATAGGTCCAGGCCCATTTTGAGAGAAGAGGTGTTGAATTTTGATGAAAATAGACTTCAGGAAATTGACAAATTGGTAGACACTGCACATAAGTATGGACTTCATGTCAGTTTGAATTTACATAGGGCTCCGGGTTTTTGTATCAATGCCGGATTTATCGAACCGTATAATTTATGGAAGGATCAGGAAGCTTTGGACGCTTTTTGTGCACATTGGGAAATGTGGGCAAAGCGGTATAAAAGCATTTCTGCCAAGAAATTGAGCTTTGATTTGGTCAATGAACCCTACATGAGGGCGGATCCAAATGACCAACATTCACCCGGAGGACCGGTTCCCGTAGAAGATTATCATAGGGTAGCAAAAGCTGCCGTGGAAACCATTAAATCTGTAAAAAAGAAACGATTGGTCATAGCTGATGGAAATAGCGGCGGTGGCGTTGCTGTTCCGGAATTGGCTGATCTTGACCTCCATCAAAGTTGTCGCGGTTATCATCCACATTTGATTTCACACTTTAAAGCCCCTTGGTCTTATAAGGATGTGGACAGTCTTCCTACTCCAACATGGCCTGGAGAAATCAATGGCGTCATGCACAACAAACAAACCCTTGAAAAATACTATGAGCCTTGGGTGGATTTACTCAGAAAAGGAGTTGGGGTCCATTGCGGAGAATGTGGTGCTTTCAATAAAACTCCCCATGACGTGTTTTTGGCCTGGTTTGAGGATGTGTTGGATATTATGCATGAAAATGGAATAGGTTTTGGAATCTGGGAATTTTCCGGAACTTTTGGCATCCTGAATTCTGGACGGGAAGATGTGGATTATGAAAATTGGTATGGTGAAAAACTGGATAGAAAGTACCTCAATCTTTTGATGAAGTACGCCTAA
- a CDS encoding ComF family protein: protein MELRFSIFEDFLALVFPKTCCLCKRSLFDFENQLCKICIANLPIADYHLRPQNNDLVVKIMGLTHPNLVMSFLRFTKKGISQSLLHQLKYKNRPEIGAELGRIYGSILHSVNLQNNWDEITPVPLHPLKQKRRGYNQSEQFANGLSESLGIPVNISLERVQFTETQTSKSRIERIENVSEVFKVKKESQLAGKRILLVDDVMTTGATLVSCANILHRQMVKTVDLAVIAAGKA from the coding sequence TTGGAATTACGTTTCTCCATTTTTGAAGATTTTTTGGCATTGGTTTTTCCAAAGACCTGTTGCCTCTGTAAACGGAGTCTATTTGACTTTGAAAATCAGCTATGTAAAATATGTATTGCAAATCTCCCCATAGCAGATTATCACCTTCGCCCACAAAACAATGACTTGGTGGTTAAAATCATGGGACTGACGCATCCTAACCTTGTGATGTCTTTTTTGAGGTTTACCAAGAAGGGTATAAGTCAAAGTTTGCTGCATCAGCTGAAATATAAAAACAGACCGGAAATTGGGGCAGAATTGGGCAGAATTTACGGCTCAATATTACACTCGGTTAATCTTCAGAATAATTGGGATGAAATTACTCCGGTTCCACTGCACCCCTTAAAACAAAAAAGAAGAGGTTATAACCAAAGTGAACAGTTTGCTAACGGTCTATCTGAATCTTTGGGTATACCTGTAAACATTTCATTGGAAAGAGTGCAGTTTACAGAAACACAGACCAGTAAGTCCAGAATTGAAAGGATTGAAAATGTTTCCGAAGTTTTTAAGGTAAAGAAAGAGAGTCAATTAGCCGGAAAGCGCATATTATTGGTAGATGATGTAATGACCACAGGAGCGACTTTGGTTTCCTGTGCCAATATCCTTCATCGCCAAATGGTCAAAACAGTGGATTTAGCAGTTATTGCAGCAGGAAAAGCTTAA
- a CDS encoding carboxymuconolactone decarboxylase family protein — translation MNLIEEFNSYRSEMNERIMASDNKVIKRFFNLDTNTYTEGAVNVKTKEMIGLACSMVLRCDDCIKYHLGKSYEAGLTKEEIFEVFSIATVIGGSIVIPHLRRAVEYWELLEKENKKNV, via the coding sequence ATGAATTTAATAGAAGAATTCAATTCCTATAGAAGCGAAATGAATGAAAGAATCATGGCTTCTGACAACAAAGTGATCAAGCGGTTCTTCAATTTAGATACCAATACCTACACTGAAGGTGCGGTAAATGTAAAGACAAAGGAGATGATTGGACTGGCCTGTTCCATGGTTTTGCGCTGCGATGATTGTATTAAATATCATTTGGGTAAATCCTATGAGGCCGGATTGACAAAAGAGGAGATCTTTGAAGTATTCTCTATTGCAACTGTCATAGGCGGATCCATTGTGATTCCCCACCTGAGGCGAGCTGTGGAATATTGGGAATTATTGGAAAAGGAAAATAAGAAAAATGTTTAA